The Congregibacter litoralis KT71 genome contains a region encoding:
- a CDS encoding gamma carbonic anhydrase family protein — protein sequence MLYKLGDLSPTLEGEGHFVAPNAAVIGQVTLRSNSSVWFSCVLRGDVEAIEVGAGSNIQDGTVIHADPGFPAVIGKNVTVGHNAMIHGCTIGDGSLVGINAVVLNGARIGKNCLIGANALVTEGMEVPDGSMVLGAPGVIKKTLSAEQQAMLSLNAEHYSANAVRFQEELEALGDE from the coding sequence ATGCTGTACAAACTTGGAGATCTCAGTCCGACCCTGGAGGGGGAAGGCCACTTCGTGGCACCCAACGCGGCGGTTATCGGTCAGGTGACACTGAGAAGCAACAGCAGTGTCTGGTTTTCCTGCGTCCTTCGTGGCGATGTGGAGGCCATCGAGGTGGGTGCCGGCAGTAATATTCAGGACGGCACGGTCATCCACGCAGACCCGGGATTCCCAGCGGTCATCGGCAAGAACGTCACCGTAGGCCACAATGCCATGATCCACGGCTGCACTATCGGCGACGGCTCTCTGGTGGGCATTAATGCCGTGGTGCTTAACGGTGCCAGAATTGGCAAGAACTGTCTCATCGGTGCCAACGCACTGGTCACCGAAGGCATGGAAGTGCCCGACGGATCCATGGTTCTGGGGGCCCCGGGCGTCATCAAGAAAACCCTCAGCGCTGAACAGCAGGCAATGTTGTCTCTTAATGCCGAGCATTACTCGGCTAACGCTGTGCGTT